The following proteins come from a genomic window of Deinococcus sp. KSM4-11:
- a CDS encoding NADPH:quinone oxidoreductase family protein codes for MRALTCEAFDVPEALRVQDTPDPVPGPAEVLIAVRAAGVNYPDALMVMGQYQVRPPLPFTPGAEAAGTIAALGSAVTTLHVGQRVMAFTGTGAFATHVLAPAAAVMPLPDAIDFEAAATLPLAFGTSMHALVDRARVQAGETLFVLGAAGGVGLAAVMIGRALGARVIAGVSSADKAEVARAHGADAVIDYASENLRDHLRELTGGAGPDVVFDPVGDALAEPAFRSIAWGGRYLVVGFAGGEIPRLPWNLPLLKGASIVGVFWGEFARRDPAGNARNMGQLAAWVAEGTMTPLVSVRYPLERGTEALRALLERRVMGKVVLVPS; via the coding sequence GTGCGCGCGCTGACCTGTGAGGCCTTCGACGTGCCCGAAGCGCTGCGCGTCCAGGACACGCCGGATCCCGTGCCTGGCCCTGCGGAGGTGCTGATCGCGGTTCGGGCCGCCGGCGTGAATTACCCGGACGCCCTGATGGTGATGGGCCAGTATCAGGTGCGCCCACCCCTGCCCTTCACGCCAGGAGCCGAGGCGGCCGGCACCATCGCAGCGCTGGGGAGTGCCGTCACCACGCTGCACGTTGGACAGCGGGTGATGGCCTTCACCGGCACCGGGGCGTTTGCGACCCACGTGCTGGCTCCTGCGGCGGCCGTGATGCCCTTGCCGGACGCAATTGACTTTGAAGCTGCGGCCACCCTGCCCCTGGCTTTCGGCACGTCGATGCACGCGCTGGTCGACCGCGCACGGGTGCAGGCAGGCGAGACGCTGTTCGTGCTGGGCGCGGCGGGCGGCGTGGGCCTCGCGGCGGTCATGATCGGCCGGGCGCTCGGCGCGCGCGTTATTGCCGGGGTCAGCAGTGCCGACAAGGCAGAGGTCGCCCGTGCCCACGGCGCCGACGCCGTGATCGACTACGCCAGCGAGAACCTGCGGGATCACCTGAGGGAGCTCACGGGCGGTGCAGGGCCGGATGTGGTTTTCGATCCGGTCGGGGACGCCCTGGCCGAACCGGCCTTCCGCTCGATCGCCTGGGGTGGGCGGTACCTGGTGGTGGGCTTTGCCGGTGGGGAGATTCCCCGCTTGCCCTGGAACCTGCCGCTCCTCAAGGGGGCGTCCATCGTCGGGGTGTTCTGGGGGGAGTTCGCCCGGCGTGATCCAGCCGGGAATGCCCGCAACATGGGCCAGCTGGCCGCCTGGGTGGCAGAGGGCACCATGACGCCCCTAGTCAGCGTCCGGTATCCGCTGGAACGCGGCACCGAGGCGCTGCGGGCGCTGCTGGAACGCCGCGTCATGGGAAAGGTCGTGCTGGTGCCGTCGTGA
- a CDS encoding acyl-CoA dehydrogenase — protein sequence MAPFLDRRDLRFQLFEVLDTAHLPQRSRFAEHSHETYQDVLNLAYAVAERHFANHVRAADLNEPHLEHGKVVLLPEAAAALRAFRDAGFYAAHHDEALGGLQLPWVVMQAVMAHFQAANIGTAGYAFLTIGNANLQRVFASPAQQQTYMQPLIEGRWTGTMALSEPQAGSGLADITTTATPRPDGTYSIRGSKMWISGGAHELTENIVHLVLARIEGSPAGVKGISLFLVPRYRPTPDGQPGEDNHVVLAGLNHKMGYRGTTNTLLNFGEGGETTGELVGEPGQGLSQMFHMMNEARIGVGLGAVMLAGAGYQVSLEYARERRQGRPPGQRDPLSPPVPIIEHADVKRLLLRQKAIVEGGLALCLYASSLVDDLATGPLETREDASLLLDLLTPLVKSWPSRHSQDALSDAIQVMGGAGYTRDYPVEMYYRDNRLNPIHEGTEGIQGNDLLGRKLTQAGGRGLTVLLERMQADLQGAAPLEEIHHIRSALDLAVTQATGALKTLLEQAGDIGPERVLANANAALEMLGLTVVGWMWMRQALAAARALPTARGDDIAFYRGKLQAARFYALYELPTVRIHAELLARADRTTLDMQDAWF from the coding sequence ATGGCTCCCTTCCTCGACCGCCGAGACCTCCGCTTCCAGCTATTCGAGGTACTGGACACCGCGCACCTGCCGCAGCGCTCCCGCTTTGCCGAGCACTCCCATGAGACCTACCAGGACGTGCTGAATCTCGCGTATGCCGTCGCGGAACGCCACTTCGCCAACCACGTGCGCGCGGCCGATCTGAACGAGCCGCACCTCGAACACGGCAAGGTGGTGCTCCTGCCGGAGGCCGCGGCGGCCCTGCGCGCCTTCCGGGACGCCGGGTTCTATGCCGCCCACCACGATGAGGCGCTGGGTGGCCTCCAGCTGCCGTGGGTGGTCATGCAGGCGGTCATGGCCCACTTCCAGGCGGCGAACATCGGCACGGCCGGCTACGCCTTCCTGACCATCGGCAATGCCAACCTGCAGCGCGTCTTCGCGTCACCTGCCCAGCAGCAGACGTACATGCAGCCGCTCATCGAGGGCCGCTGGACGGGCACGATGGCCCTCTCGGAGCCGCAGGCCGGATCTGGTCTCGCCGACATCACGACCACTGCCACGCCGCGCCCAGACGGCACCTACTCCATTCGGGGCAGCAAGATGTGGATCTCCGGGGGAGCCCACGAGCTGACGGAGAACATCGTGCACCTGGTGCTGGCCCGGATTGAGGGCAGCCCGGCAGGAGTGAAGGGCATCAGTCTGTTCCTCGTGCCGCGCTACCGGCCCACCCCGGACGGCCAGCCGGGAGAGGACAACCACGTGGTGCTGGCGGGCCTGAACCACAAGATGGGGTACCGGGGCACCACCAACACGCTCCTGAACTTCGGTGAGGGAGGGGAGACCACCGGGGAACTCGTGGGCGAACCGGGCCAGGGCCTGTCGCAGATGTTCCACATGATGAACGAGGCCCGCATCGGCGTGGGCCTGGGCGCCGTGATGCTCGCGGGCGCCGGCTACCAGGTGAGCCTGGAGTACGCCCGCGAGCGCCGCCAGGGCCGCCCGCCGGGCCAGCGCGATCCCCTGAGTCCCCCGGTGCCGATCATCGAACATGCGGACGTGAAGCGCCTGTTGCTGCGCCAGAAGGCCATCGTCGAGGGTGGCCTCGCGCTGTGCCTGTACGCGTCCTCCCTGGTGGACGATCTGGCCACCGGCCCGCTCGAGACCAGGGAAGACGCATCCCTGCTGCTCGACCTGCTGACACCGCTCGTGAAGTCCTGGCCCAGCCGTCACTCGCAGGACGCCCTGAGCGACGCCATCCAGGTCATGGGCGGCGCCGGATATACCCGCGATTACCCGGTCGAGATGTACTACCGTGACAACCGGCTGAACCCCATCCACGAGGGCACGGAGGGAATCCAGGGCAACGACCTGCTGGGCCGCAAACTGACGCAGGCAGGCGGCCGGGGCCTCACAGTGCTGCTGGAGCGCATGCAGGCCGACCTGCAGGGCGCTGCACCCTTAGAGGAGATACACCACATCCGCTCCGCCCTTGACCTCGCCGTGACCCAGGCCACCGGGGCGCTCAAGACGCTCCTGGAACAGGCCGGCGACATCGGGCCGGAGCGGGTGCTGGCCAATGCCAACGCCGCGCTGGAGATGCTGGGGCTCACCGTGGTCGGCTGGATGTGGATGCGGCAGGCACTGGCTGCTGCCCGCGCGCTCCCCACCGCCCGTGGGGACGACATCGCCTTTTACCGCGGCAAGCTCCAGGCGGCCCGCTTCTATGCGCTGTACGAGCTTCCCACGGTACGAATCCACGCGGAGCTGCTGGCCCGCGCCGACCGAACCACCCTCGACATGCAGGACGCCTGGTTCTGA
- a CDS encoding response regulator, which yields MPQIFIVDDSISVRKALEITFKRHSLTSHSAVSGEEALEALLNERSSFDLLMVDVIMPGMSGLELCTMLRQQERFQSLPVILMSGNVDDEIRAQARDAGANAVLRKPFSQDELIPMVEGLLPGRAPAADDIAPAPAPDAPVVDSVPAAASPAVPSEPVPVAAEDVTAPPQPTAPDRPEGEAQRLIRHYQSSERAEALALLDAGHRLLGHQGRPLDPKLLSFAAYFVNTARVIGHQFMAESLQTVTLRYQQRDVILHVHADFTLVVVTRAEPEPNKLLN from the coding sequence ATGCCACAGATCTTCATCGTCGATGACAGCATTTCCGTCCGCAAAGCACTTGAGATCACATTCAAGCGCCACTCCCTGACCAGCCACAGTGCCGTGAGCGGTGAAGAGGCCCTCGAGGCGCTCCTGAACGAACGCTCCTCCTTCGACCTGCTGATGGTGGACGTGATCATGCCCGGCATGAGCGGCCTGGAGCTGTGTACCATGCTGCGCCAGCAGGAACGCTTCCAGTCGCTGCCTGTCATCCTGATGAGCGGCAATGTCGACGATGAGATCCGCGCCCAGGCCAGAGACGCCGGCGCGAACGCCGTGCTGCGCAAACCGTTCAGCCAGGACGAGCTGATCCCCATGGTCGAGGGCCTCCTGCCCGGACGGGCTCCCGCGGCCGACGACATCGCTCCTGCACCGGCACCGGACGCACCCGTGGTGGACTCCGTCCCGGCTGCGGCCTCTCCAGCAGTACCGTCGGAACCGGTGCCGGTCGCCGCGGAGGACGTGACAGCGCCCCCCCAGCCGACCGCGCCAGACCGCCCTGAGGGCGAGGCGCAGCGCCTGATCCGCCACTACCAGTCGAGTGAGCGGGCCGAGGCGCTCGCGCTGCTGGACGCTGGCCACAGGCTTCTCGGCCACCAGGGCCGGCCGCTCGACCCCAAGCTGCTGAGTTTCGCCGCCTACTTCGTGAACACGGCCCGCGTGATCGGGCACCAGTTCATGGCCGAGTCCCTCCAGACCGTGACCCTGCGGTACCAGCAACGCGACGTGATCCTGCACGTGCACGCAGACTTCACGCTGGTGGTCGTCACCCGCGCTGAGCCGGAACCGAACAAGCTCCTGAACTGA
- a CDS encoding Hpt domain-containing protein, producing MERAELLPAFLNEARADVTTLRSGVDDLRAPAGGEDDAVKLGALSIVAHRMRGSAGLYGFPQLSKMAALLERVLEARPQLDHDGRETFTTLLGTAVQMLDEGLDDVEQGRRESDLGLRFTRAGGATQLQAMLRAQPQAFVPRPVMNSAADLDDLGFGGATAAATPQDGLEGTLRTFATEQAEVWEYFAPEVREHLGNLRAQLDAAEPDLDVTFRAAHTIKGSSFMVGLQPLGDFAHRLEDVLGAVRDGLLRMDLPLRDDLRRSADLLETMLRVAEGSGEEVQAALDIQAARLAQIASGETSVPVHVADAGPRPEAPAVSTELATLRVPARQLEGLIDQMGSLVTSRSRLGQSLGRLDELQRAMQDSQDRFGRAVRDFEERYLNPDMLRAAGDTRPDRAGPALAEDFDELELDTYSDLNILARSITELSADFAEVRRRLDGAISDLQTEHEDMGKLLRRLRVDVTQTARVPFSQVTARLRRWAREHKDRLEFVTRGDDLKVDSATLQRLGEPLLHLLTNALHHGLGSQELRAATGKPAVGRVELSATLQGSFLEITVQDDGRGLDYVAIRERALARGLRSAHELNAMEDEEVARLILLPGLSTEAQVSTLAGRGVGMDVVANTTRQLGGELLIRSRAGEGTAFTLRLPTTRRIMDVLQVQVGAVPLAFAVAGIRALRELPEHELRIGESGFEAPFEGRWVPVIDLRDLWGVPSQNDTFSLVILSTLAGEVAARVDTFGSIEESSVAPPGSLLGTLEYLSGTALSATGEVLPLLEPQGLLRLARRPDAWLRTEHDTRQSAVRGRLLLVDDSLSVRRVVGRMLERAGFTVETANDGQDAYERLQLDDGYDVVVSDLEMPRMNGFELLSALRGRPATAALPVVIMTTRAGEKHQRLAFSLGATDYFTKPVNEALLLRRVGSLAGAGT from the coding sequence ATGGAGCGAGCCGAACTTCTTCCGGCCTTCCTGAACGAGGCCAGGGCCGACGTGACCACCCTCCGGTCGGGCGTGGACGACCTGCGCGCCCCCGCAGGCGGCGAGGACGACGCCGTGAAGCTGGGAGCCCTCTCCATCGTGGCGCACCGCATGCGCGGCAGCGCGGGCCTGTACGGGTTCCCGCAGCTCTCGAAGATGGCGGCCCTGCTGGAGCGGGTGCTGGAAGCCCGGCCCCAGCTGGATCACGACGGCCGAGAGACCTTTACCACGCTGCTGGGCACCGCCGTGCAGATGCTGGACGAGGGTCTGGACGACGTGGAACAGGGCCGCCGCGAATCCGACCTGGGTCTGCGCTTTACCCGGGCCGGCGGCGCGACGCAACTGCAGGCGATGCTGCGGGCCCAGCCGCAGGCCTTCGTGCCCCGCCCGGTCATGAACAGCGCGGCCGACCTCGACGACCTCGGCTTCGGGGGAGCCACAGCGGCCGCGACGCCTCAGGACGGGCTGGAAGGCACCCTGCGGACGTTCGCGACCGAACAGGCCGAGGTGTGGGAGTACTTCGCGCCCGAAGTGCGGGAGCACCTGGGGAACCTGCGTGCCCAGCTGGACGCCGCCGAACCCGACCTGGACGTCACATTCCGCGCCGCCCACACCATCAAGGGCAGTTCGTTCATGGTGGGCCTCCAGCCGCTGGGCGACTTCGCGCACCGTCTGGAAGACGTCCTGGGCGCCGTTCGCGACGGACTGCTCCGGATGGACCTTCCCCTGCGCGACGACCTGCGCCGCTCCGCCGACCTGCTGGAGACCATGCTGCGCGTCGCCGAGGGCTCGGGCGAGGAGGTGCAGGCGGCCCTGGACATCCAGGCCGCGCGTCTCGCGCAGATCGCGAGCGGCGAGACCAGCGTACCGGTGCACGTCGCGGACGCCGGCCCGCGGCCGGAAGCCCCCGCGGTTTCGACGGAATTGGCCACCCTGCGCGTCCCGGCCCGGCAGCTCGAGGGGCTGATCGACCAGATGGGCAGCCTGGTCACGTCCCGCTCCCGGTTGGGACAGTCGCTTGGACGCCTGGACGAGTTGCAGCGCGCCATGCAGGACAGCCAGGACCGGTTCGGTCGGGCTGTCCGCGATTTCGAGGAACGCTATCTCAACCCGGACATGCTGCGCGCCGCCGGCGATACCCGCCCAGACCGCGCCGGCCCCGCACTGGCCGAGGACTTCGATGAGCTGGAACTCGACACCTACTCCGACCTCAACATCCTGGCCCGCTCGATCACCGAACTGAGCGCCGACTTCGCGGAGGTCCGCCGCCGCCTCGACGGCGCGATCAGCGACCTGCAGACCGAGCACGAGGACATGGGCAAGCTGCTGCGCCGCCTGCGCGTGGACGTCACGCAGACGGCCCGCGTACCCTTCTCGCAGGTCACGGCGCGGCTGCGCCGCTGGGCGCGCGAGCACAAGGATCGCCTGGAGTTCGTGACGCGCGGCGACGACCTCAAGGTCGACAGCGCCACCCTGCAGCGCCTGGGGGAACCGCTGCTGCACCTGCTCACCAACGCCCTGCACCATGGTCTGGGCAGCCAGGAGTTGCGCGCCGCCACCGGGAAACCGGCCGTGGGCCGCGTGGAGTTGAGTGCCACGCTGCAGGGCTCCTTCCTGGAGATCACCGTGCAGGACGACGGCCGCGGCCTGGATTACGTGGCCATCCGAGAGCGCGCGCTGGCCCGCGGCCTGCGATCCGCGCACGAACTCAACGCCATGGAAGACGAGGAGGTGGCCCGCCTGATCCTGCTGCCGGGCCTGTCGACTGAGGCGCAGGTCAGCACCCTCGCCGGGCGCGGCGTCGGGATGGACGTCGTGGCGAACACCACCCGCCAGCTCGGCGGGGAACTGCTGATCCGCAGCCGGGCGGGTGAGGGCACCGCCTTCACCCTGCGCCTGCCCACCACGCGGCGCATCATGGACGTCCTGCAGGTGCAGGTCGGTGCGGTGCCGCTGGCCTTCGCCGTGGCAGGCATCCGGGCGCTGCGTGAATTGCCGGAACACGAGCTGCGCATCGGGGAGAGCGGCTTCGAGGCTCCTTTCGAGGGCCGCTGGGTCCCGGTCATCGACCTGCGCGACCTGTGGGGCGTGCCCTCCCAGAACGACACCTTCTCGCTGGTGATCCTCTCGACCCTGGCCGGAGAGGTCGCCGCGCGGGTGGATACCTTCGGCAGCATCGAGGAAAGTTCCGTCGCGCCTCCGGGCAGCCTGCTCGGCACGCTGGAATACCTGAGCGGCACGGCGCTGTCGGCCACGGGCGAGGTGTTGCCACTGCTCGAACCACAGGGCCTGCTGCGCCTGGCCCGCCGTCCGGACGCGTGGCTGCGCACCGAACACGACACCCGGCAGAGTGCCGTGCGCGGCCGGCTGCTGCTGGTCGACGATTCCCTGAGCGTGCGCCGCGTCGTGGGCCGCATGCTGGAACGCGCGGGCTTCACGGTGGAGACGGCGAACGACGGCCAGGACGCCTATGAGCGTCTCCAGCTCGACGACGGCTATGACGTGGTCGTGAGCGACCTGGAGATGCCGCGCATGAACGGCTTCGAGCTGCTCTCGGCGTTGCGGGGCCGCCCGGCCACCGCCGCCCTGCCGGTCGTGATCATGACGACCCGCGCCGGCGAGAAACACCAGCGCCTGGCCTTCAGCCTGGGGGCGACCGACTACTTCACCAAACCCGTCAACGAGGCCCTGCTACTGCGCCGCGTGGGCAGTCTGGCCGGAGCGGGCACCTGA
- a CDS encoding methyl-accepting chemotaxis protein, which translates to MLHKITTPLPAPTVKRPDTLFGATTQVSAGLLARLSVSQKLALSAAAFALPIAAVMVLAVRIHQDNIGFAQREVAGTAQVSAFQQMQAGMMAYVNATTEKKTAEAAAAATQVKKALNVLTTEAGNQGLFDTRTAFESVASGWSSLQKSDVGSGGMIAVSSFTQLSKEQLLPGLETLLQDANLSLDPKVSSYNAIQSALVKLPEVQLRLASMYLLADALARVQGQTAVVSILEPQFREEAIRAGVALDAAMSAAKRAQRADESLTDSLGAVVNNLAEVRQSLSIGATSGMTEYSALQADALQAASIQVGQAVRAGNAEISRLLAARLADTRRLMLQQLAALGLLTLAATVLLLMIGRAITRPLAGLARAAGQLARGDLDAEVPVTTRDEVGVVAGAFNDAILKLRANDERNQVSLRESEDLQRNIGAFLDVTMDIAEGDLTKRGTVSEDVLGNVVDSINLMTEELGSVLKSVQSASQSVALGSKEMLGSTAEIQQGAQLTAEEAQRVSERVRAVTHAIRSMAQAAQASAETAQQALLASQQGEQAVTGTLDGMQNIRREVQGIAKRIKTLGDRSLEIQEIVDTISQIARQTNLLALNASIEAAGAGEAGGRFSIVADEVRKLADTSSQATARIAGLIKTVQAEIQDVVVSVEDGTREVEQGYHVAGTAGERLRQIGMLSQQSAQLADEIAQATQAQVQGVEQMGVAVQSIATVARQSQSSVEQGRQTAQQLEQLAEELNRSLERFQLPA; encoded by the coding sequence ATGCTGCACAAGATCACCACGCCCCTTCCCGCCCCCACGGTCAAGCGCCCGGACACGCTGTTCGGAGCGACCACCCAGGTCTCTGCCGGGCTGCTCGCACGCCTGAGCGTGAGCCAGAAGCTCGCGCTGAGCGCCGCGGCCTTCGCCCTGCCCATCGCGGCCGTGATGGTGCTGGCCGTGCGTATCCACCAGGACAACATCGGCTTCGCGCAGCGCGAGGTGGCGGGCACCGCGCAGGTCAGCGCCTTCCAGCAGATGCAGGCCGGCATGATGGCCTACGTCAATGCCACCACCGAGAAGAAGACGGCCGAAGCCGCGGCCGCCGCCACCCAGGTCAAGAAAGCGTTGAACGTGTTGACCACCGAGGCTGGCAACCAGGGGCTGTTCGATACCCGCACCGCGTTCGAGTCGGTGGCCTCCGGGTGGTCGTCCCTGCAGAAGTCCGATGTCGGCTCCGGCGGCATGATCGCGGTGTCCAGCTTCACCCAGCTCTCCAAGGAGCAGCTGCTGCCCGGTCTGGAAACCCTGTTGCAGGACGCGAACCTGAGCCTCGATCCCAAAGTCTCCTCTTACAACGCCATCCAGAGCGCCCTGGTGAAACTGCCTGAAGTGCAGCTGCGTCTGGCCAGCATGTACCTGCTGGCCGACGCCCTGGCCCGCGTCCAGGGGCAGACGGCGGTCGTGTCGATCCTCGAACCCCAGTTCCGTGAGGAAGCCATCCGTGCCGGTGTGGCGCTCGACGCCGCCATGAGCGCCGCAAAACGCGCCCAGCGGGCCGACGAGTCCCTGACCGATTCCCTCGGGGCCGTGGTGAACAACCTGGCCGAGGTGCGCCAGTCGCTCAGCATCGGGGCCACGTCCGGCATGACGGAATACAGCGCCCTGCAGGCGGACGCCCTGCAGGCGGCCAGCATCCAGGTCGGTCAGGCTGTCCGGGCGGGGAACGCCGAGATCTCGCGCCTGCTCGCCGCGCGCCTCGCCGATACCCGGCGCCTGATGCTCCAGCAGCTCGCCGCCCTGGGGCTGCTGACCCTGGCCGCCACCGTGCTGCTGCTGATGATCGGCCGCGCCATCACCCGCCCGCTGGCAGGGCTGGCCCGCGCCGCCGGTCAGCTGGCCCGCGGTGACCTGGATGCCGAGGTGCCCGTCACCACCCGCGACGAGGTGGGGGTCGTGGCCGGCGCCTTCAACGACGCCATCTTGAAGCTGCGCGCCAACGACGAGCGCAACCAGGTCAGCCTGCGGGAATCCGAGGACCTGCAGCGCAACATCGGCGCCTTCCTGGACGTCACCATGGACATCGCCGAGGGTGACCTGACCAAGCGCGGCACGGTGTCCGAGGACGTGCTGGGCAACGTCGTCGATTCCATCAACCTGATGACCGAGGAGCTCGGCAGCGTGCTGAAGTCGGTGCAGTCGGCGTCGCAGTCGGTCGCGCTGGGCTCCAAGGAGATGCTGGGCAGCACCGCCGAGATCCAGCAGGGCGCGCAGCTCACCGCCGAGGAAGCGCAGCGCGTGTCCGAACGGGTGCGCGCCGTCACGCACGCCATCCGCAGCATGGCGCAGGCGGCGCAGGCTTCTGCCGAAACGGCCCAGCAGGCGCTGCTGGCGTCCCAGCAGGGGGAGCAGGCCGTGACCGGCACGCTGGACGGCATGCAGAACATCCGCCGCGAGGTGCAGGGTATCGCCAAGCGCATCAAGACGCTGGGTGACCGCTCGCTGGAAATTCAGGAAATCGTGGACACCATCTCGCAGATCGCGCGGCAGACGAACCTGCTGGCGCTGAACGCCTCGATCGAGGCGGCGGGTGCCGGCGAGGCCGGCGGCCGATTCAGCATCGTCGCCGACGAAGTGCGCAAGCTGGCCGACACGTCCTCGCAGGCCACCGCGCGCATCGCCGGACTGATCAAGACGGTGCAGGCCGAGATTCAGGACGTGGTCGTCAGCGTGGAGGACGGCACCCGCGAGGTGGAGCAGGGCTACCACGTGGCCGGCACCGCCGGGGAACGCCTGCGGCAGATCGGCATGCTCTCGCAGCAGTCGGCGCAACTCGCCGATGAGATCGCGCAGGCCACGCAGGCGCAGGTGCAGGGCGTGGAGCAGATGGGCGTGGCCGTGCAGTCGATCGCCACGGTCGCGCGGCAGTCGCAGTCGTCGGTGGAACAGGGACGTCAGACGGCCCAGCAGCTCGAGCAGCTGGCCGAGGAACTCAACCGCAGCCTGGAACGCTTCCAGCTGCCGGCCTGA
- a CDS encoding methyl-accepting chemotaxis protein: protein MTTIQNLNNLAPNAAPHQGEAPLRREHWLDRLSVSQKLGLMALVMGAPVIALSASQLYQGFQTGSRSVAELGGLQDLSTLTALQSSLYTFTSGHVARNAKVTQQGKTQTEANLNALTARLRGQAATELPTLRTSWNSLLEYSRTRDTFTVINNYQTLLQTNQQPLTEAILSDAGLDLERSPEIEALLASSKQAALLTRQLQLLSMDAVLLREPSAAGLEAQLTQRNMYMASDALASYQIALNHAYSLDPSLKQRLGDLNTTAVTAAQQALDLTQQVLNSGMVTPALVQAYTASLDGLGKGYQATVADLDRQIRARMRQDFLHLGLLTALVLAALLAAGALLFTIIRRITQPIRHLTDASHRMEQGQFGVQVPVTSADELGTLSRTFNTATQQMRRNQELSEFQLFEAGQLQQHISEFLDVTMKIADGDLTRRGAVTEDVLGNVVDSINLMIEELAQTLGAVRQASMTVTDGSHAMLGSAEQIEDGTRTTSAEAQRMSAQGQELSQGIRTMAAIARASAEASRRALAASQQGEQAVGATLEGMDTIRASAQDTGERVQALARRSDEIGEIVETISHIASQVNLLALHASIEAAGAGAAGTRFAVVAEEVRQLADESTAATARIGTLIAELQGDIAQVARGAQENAAQVARGVEVAGSAGDRLREIGELAGITAQLAQNISAATDRQVEGVAQMTEGTRQIASVATASQHSAAQAREAAGQLTELARNLDSTLARFRLS from the coding sequence ATGACCACGATCCAGAACCTGAACAACCTCGCGCCCAATGCGGCCCCACACCAGGGCGAGGCGCCGCTTCGCCGCGAACACTGGCTCGACCGCCTCAGCGTCAGTCAGAAACTGGGCCTGATGGCCCTGGTGATGGGCGCCCCGGTCATCGCCCTGAGCGCCTCGCAGCTGTACCAGGGCTTCCAGACGGGCAGCCGCTCGGTCGCTGAACTGGGCGGCCTGCAGGACCTCTCCACCCTGACGGCCCTGCAGTCGAGCCTGTACACCTTCACGTCCGGTCACGTCGCCCGCAACGCGAAGGTGACCCAGCAGGGCAAGACGCAGACGGAAGCCAACCTCAATGCCCTGACGGCCCGCCTGCGTGGCCAGGCGGCCACTGAGCTGCCGACGCTGCGCACGTCCTGGAACAGCCTGCTGGAGTACTCGCGGACACGCGACACCTTCACGGTCATCAATAACTACCAGACACTGCTGCAGACCAACCAGCAGCCGCTGACCGAGGCGATCCTCTCGGACGCGGGTCTCGACCTGGAACGTTCCCCGGAGATCGAGGCGCTGCTGGCCTCCAGCAAGCAGGCGGCGCTGCTGACCCGTCAGCTGCAGCTGCTCTCGATGGACGCCGTGCTGCTGCGTGAGCCCTCGGCCGCCGGGCTGGAAGCCCAGCTGACCCAGCGCAACATGTACATGGCCTCCGACGCGCTCGCCTCCTACCAGATCGCCCTGAACCATGCCTACAGCCTCGATCCTAGCCTGAAGCAGCGGCTGGGCGACCTGAACACCACCGCGGTCACCGCCGCGCAACAGGCGCTCGATCTGACGCAGCAGGTGCTCAACAGCGGCATGGTCACGCCCGCCCTGGTTCAGGCGTACACCGCCAGCCTCGACGGCCTGGGCAAGGGCTATCAGGCCACGGTCGCCGACCTGGATCGGCAGATCCGGGCGCGGATGCGGCAGGATTTCCTGCACCTCGGGCTGCTCACCGCGCTGGTGCTCGCCGCCCTGCTGGCCGCCGGCGCGCTGCTGTTCACCATCATCCGGCGCATCACGCAGCCGATCCGGCACCTGACGGACGCCTCGCACCGCATGGAACAGGGGCAGTTCGGCGTCCAGGTGCCGGTCACCTCAGCCGACGAGCTCGGCACCCTGTCGCGCACCTTCAACACCGCCACGCAGCAGATGCGCCGCAACCAGGAGCTGAGCGAGTTCCAGCTGTTTGAGGCCGGGCAGCTCCAGCAGCACATCTCCGAGTTCCTCGACGTCACCATGAAGATCGCGGACGGCGACCTGACGCGGCGTGGCGCCGTGACTGAGGACGTCCTGGGGAACGTCGTCGATTCCATCAACCTGATGATCGAGGAACTGGCGCAGACCCTGGGCGCCGTGCGGCAGGCGTCCATGACCGTGACCGACGGCTCGCACGCCATGCTGGGCAGCGCCGAGCAGATCGAGGACGGCACCCGCACGACCAGCGCCGAGGCGCAGCGCATGAGCGCGCAGGGACAGGAGCTCAGCCAGGGCATCCGCACCATGGCCGCCATTGCGCGCGCCTCCGCCGAGGCCTCCCGCCGCGCCCTCGCCGCCTCGCAGCAGGGCGAGCAGGCTGTGGGCGCCACCCTGGAGGGCATGGACACCATCCGCGCGTCCGCCCAGGATACCGGCGAGCGGGTGCAGGCCCTGGCGCGGCGCTCTGACGAGATCGGGGAGATCGTGGAGACCATCTCGCACATCGCCTCGCAGGTGAACCTCCTTGCGCTGCACGCGTCCATCGAGGCGGCCGGCGCCGGAGCGGCCGGGACGCGCTTCGCGGTCGTGGCCGAGGAAGTGCGCCAGCTGGCCGACGAATCCACGGCCGCCACCGCCCGCATCGGCACCCTGATCGCGGAACTGCAGGGCGACATCGCCCAGGTCGCGCGCGGCGCCCAGGAAAACGCCGCCCAGGTCGCGCGCGGAGTGGAGGTGGCCGGCAGCGCCGGTGACCGCCTGCGTGAGATCGGCGAACTGGCAGGCATCACCGCGCAGCTCGCACAGAACATCTCGGCCGCCACCGACCGTCAGGTGGAGGGCGTCGCGCAGATGACCGAGGGCACGCGGCAGATCGCCTCCGTGGCCACCGCGTCGCAGCACTCCGCCGCCCAGGCCCGCGAGGCCGCCGGACAGCTCACGGAACTCGCCCGGAATCTCGACTCCACCCTTGCCCGCTTCCGCCTGAGCTGA